The DNA segment CAGGGCTTTGCCGTCGTCGCGTCAACCGCCGCCGAAGGCGATGCCGCGGTGCGCAGCGATTTCGAGAACTACAGCCGCGTCATCAAAGCCGCCAACATCAAGCTCGATTGAGCGTTTTCAGGACGACTGCCGTGACGGACAAGCACATCCATCTCAACGTCTTCGTGCCGACCACCGGCCATCACGAGGCGTCTTGGCTCTACAGCGGATCACAGCCCGAGCGCCTGACCGATGTCGATTATTACCGAGAGATCGCGGCGATCGCAGAGCGCGGCAAGTTCGACTCGCTGTTTCTCGCCGACCAGCTCGCGATCGGGCGCAGCGTGAAGCATGTCGCACAGGGCAAGTTGGAACCGCTGACGCTGCTCTCGGCGCTGGCAGGTTCAACCTCGCATATCGGCCTGATCGCCACGGCCTCCACCACCTATTCCGAACCCTATAATCTGGCCCGGCAGTTCGCCTCGCTCGACCATATCAGCGGCGGTCGCGCCGGCTGGAACATCGTCACGTCCTGGTCCGCCGAGGCGGCCGGTAATTTCGGGCTCGACCAGCGCAACTCGCACACCGACCGCTACCACCGCGCGACGGAGTATGTCGAAGTGGTGCGCAAGCTGTGGGACAGCTGGGAGGACGACGCCCGCGTGCTGGACCGCACGCGCGGCATCTATGCCGACACCGCCCGCATCCACGCCATCCACCATCAGGGCGAAACCTTCCGGGTCCGCGGGCCGCTCGACGTGCCGCGCTCGCCGCAGGGCAACCCGGTGCTGGTGCAGGCCGGCTCGTCCGATGAGGGCCGGGGCTTCGCCGCGCGCTACGCCGAGGCGATCTTCACCGCCCAGCAGGATCTTTCCGAGGCACAGGATTTCTACGCCGATGTGAAGCGCCGCGCTCTTGCGTTCGGCCGCGATCCGGAGGGCATCAAGATATTGCCCGGCCTGTCGCCGATCCTCGGCTCTACCGACGTTGAAGCCCGCGCGCTGGAAGAGGAACTTGACGACCTCACGCTGCCCGTGGTCGGCCTCAAGCACCTTTCGCAGCGCTTTGACGGCTTCGATTTCAGCGTCTTTCCGCTGGACGAGCGCATCCCGATCGAGTCGTTCCCCCGCCCGGAGACGGTGCAGGGTGCGCAGAGCCGCTCGCAGGTCATTCTCAACATCGTCGAGCGCGAAAAGCCGACGCTGCGCCAGTTGCTGCGCCGCCTTGCCGGCGGTCGCGGCCACAAGGTGCTGGCCGGCACGCCGAAAGCGGTTGCCGACCATATCCAGTTCTGGGTCGAGCAGCGCGCGGCGGACGGCTTCAACATCATGCCGGCCTTCATGCCGGGCGGGCTCAGCGCCTTCGTCGACGAGGTCGTGCCGATCCTGCAGGCGCGCGGGCTGTTCCGCCGCGACTACACCGGCCGGACGCTGCGCGAGCATTACGGCCTCACGCGCCCCGAGAGCCGCTACGCCCGCTCGGCATGAACCATCCTCAAGACGACGCGTACCCGGAGTTCGCCATGAACTTTTATTCGCCTGCCACCGGCATCGTGCTCGATGCTCCCGTTGCGACCGACCAACCCCCGCGGCTGGAATTGCGCGACCTGCGCAAGCGGCTCGGTGATACGGCGGCCGTGAACGGCATCGATCTGCAAGTGGCGGCCGGCGAAAGCGTGGTGCTGCTCGGCCCCTCCGGCTGCGGCAAGACCACGACGCTGCGCATGGTGGCGGGCTTCCTACAGCCGGAGGGCGGCGAGATCCATCTCGACGGCGTGCTGGCCTCGAACGCCTCCTTCGCGCTGCCCCCGGAGAAGCGCCACCTCGGCATGGTGTTCCAGACCTATGCGGTGTGGCCGCACAAGACGGTGGCGGAAAATGTCGGCTACGGCCTCGTGGTTGCCGGCAAGAAGCGCGCGGAAATCGACCGCGAGGTGGCGGCGGTGCTCGATCTGGTGCAGCTCGGCGATCTTGCCAGGCGCTACCCGTCCGAACTCTCCGGCGGCCAGCAGCAGCGCGTCGCGCTGGCGCGGGCGCTTGCCACCAAGCCGAGTTTGTTGCTGCTCGACGAGCCGCTCTCCAACCTCGACGCCTCGCTGCGGCAGGAGATGCGCTTCGAGCTGCGCGCGCTGCAGAAGCGCATCGGCATCACCACGCTCTATGTCACCCACGACCAGGACGAGGCGCTGGTGCTCGCAGACCGGGTCGTGGTGATGAACAAGGGCCGCATCGAGCAGGTCGGCACCCCGGAAGAGGTCTACCGCACCCCCGCCAGCCGCTTCGTCGGCAATTTCGTCGGCACCGCCAACCTGCTGGAAGGAACCATCGTCACTGTGGATCGCGCCGCCGGCCGGGTGTCGGTGGCGCTCGACGCCGGCGACATCGCCACGGCGCGCGCATCGGCCGGCTGGCTCGCCACCGCAGCGCCCGGACAGCACGCAACATTGCTGCTGCGCCCCGAGGACATCCGTTTCGACCGCCCGCAAAAGCCCGACCAGCAGACCGGCCTCAATGTGCAGTTCGGCTCGGCCGCCTTCCTCGGCAGCCGCTACGAACTCCAGCTCACCGCCAAGGACACGCCCTTGCGCGTGCAGTCGCGCACGCCCGGCACCTTCACAGACGGCCACGCCCGGCTATGGTTCCGCCCGGACAGCGCCTGGGTGGTGGCATGAGCAGCGCCACCCTCTTCACCGACGACCCGCGTGATATACCGGCGGGGCCCGCGCTGCTTCAGCGGCTGTCGGGAATCCAACCGGTCAAGCTGCTCGTCATCGCGTTTGCCATCGTCGTTCTGCTCGCGCTGATCGCCTACCCGCTGGTGCTGCTCACCGGCTACAGCCTGATCGACGCGCAGGGCAACCTGACCTTCGACACCTTCGAGAAGGCGTTTAATCGGCGCGGCATGTGGGCGGCGACGGTGAACTCCACCGTGCTGGTCGGCCTGGTGACGGCAGGTGCCTGCGCACTCGGCATTCCGCTCGCCTGGATCGTGGCGCGCACCGATGCGCCCGGCAAGATGCTCGTGACGCTGGCGGCCGGCATCTCGTTCGTCATCCCCTCCTTCATCTCGGTGGTGTCGTGGATTTTCCTCGCCGCGCCGAACTCCGGCTATCTCAACAAGCTGGCCGTCGAGTATCTCGGCTTCACCCACGCGCCGTTCAACATTATGAGCTTCGGCGGTCTCGTCTTCATCGAAATCATCGGCGTCTATCCGCTGGTGTTCTTTGCGGTCAGCGCGGCGCTGCATAATGTCGATGCCAGCAACGAGCAGGCCGCCCGCGTGCTCGGCGCGGGCCGGCTGCGCACCACGCTGACCATCACGCTGCCGCTGGTGCGGCCGGCGATCCTGTCCGCCATCATCCTGGTGATGCTGGACGCGCTGTCGTCCTTCGGCGCGCCGGCGGCGATCGGCACAATGGCAAACTTCTCGGTCATCACCACCAAGATATACGACCTGCTGAAATTCCCGCCGCAGTTCAACTATGCGGCCGCGGTGGCGATGCCCATCATGGTGTTCACCGCCGTCAGCCTGCTGATCCAGAAATACGCCGTGCGGGCGGAGAACTTCCGCACCCTCACCGGCAAGGCGACCTCCGACCAGATCACCACGCTCGGCCGCTGGCGCTGGGCGGCGGGCGGCTTCTGCATCGTCGTGGTGTTCGCCACCGCCGTGCTGCCCATCGGCGCGCTGCTGCTGCTCTCGGTGCTGTCATCGTTCGGCGCCGACATCACCTTGAGCAACCTCGTCACCAAACATTACGCGCTGATCTTCGACGCCGATTTCGTCGCGCGCGGCTCCATCATCAACAGCCTGCTGCTGGCGCTCGCCACCGCGACGGTTTGCGCCGGGCTCGGGCTGGTGCTCGGCTGGGTGGTAGAGCGGGTGAAGTTCTTCGGCCGCGAGGCCATCACCTTCCTTGTCATGATCGCCTATGGCTTTCCCTCCATTGCCTATGCGGTGGGAATACTGATGGGCTACGTGAACCTTTTCTACGGCACACTGACGCTCATCCTCATCGCCTATGCCGGCAAGCTGCTGCCGATCGCCTTCGTGCTGGTGCGCAACGGCATCCAGCAGCTCTCCACCGACCTGGAGGAGGCCGCGCGCATCTCCGGCGCCGGCTGGCTGCGCAGCGTGCGCGACGTCACTTTCCCGCTGGTGCGCGGCGCGGTTGGCATCGCTTGGGTGCTGGTGTTCTCGCTCAGCCTGCGCGAGCTGTCGATGTCCGCCATCCTCTCTCAGGCGGACACGCAGGTCATGCCCACCGTGGTCATCCAGTTCATCGAGGACGGCGCCATCGAGCTCGCCGCCGCGCTGTCGGTCGTCATCGTCACTGTCAGTCTCTCCATCCTCGGCCTCATTCGCTTCTTCTCGCGGAAGAAGACGGCCGCGGTCAGCTAGCCGGAATGCCCGCCATGCCTGTCAACACATCCACCCCGCCCTTCGACGAAGTCTGGGACGTGCTCGTCGTCGGTTTCGGCTTTGCCGGCGGCGCCTCGGCGATCGCCGCCCATGATGCCGGCGCGCGCGTGCTGCTGATCGAGAAGATGCCCGATCCGGGCGGCATCTCGATCTGCGCCGGCGGCGGCATCCGCACCATCGTGGAGCGCGACGGCGCCCGCGCCTATCTGCGCGAGACGGTTGGCCCCGACGTGCCGGATGACGTGCTCGATGTGGTCGCTGCCGGCATGGCCGAGCTGGAGCCCTATTTCCGCGACCTCGCCACGGTCAACGGCGCCGAAATCGCCGTTCACCGGCGCATCGCCAACTATCCGTTCGCCGGCAATGACGCTTTCGGCACGGTGGAGGTGCTGTCCATCCCCGGCTTCGACGCGCGCACCGAATACCCGCAGGTGCGGGGCCGGCTGCGCGGGCCGAACGTGTTCAAGCTGGTGCACGACAATGTCCGGGCGCGCGGCATCGAGACACGCCTCAATACGGCCGCCGAACGGCTGATCCTCGGCGCCAACGGGGAGGTGCTTGGCGCCATCATCCGCACCAATGGCGAGGTGAAGCGCATCGGCACACGGCGCGGCGTCATCCTCGCCTCCGGCGGCTTCGAGGCCGCGCCCGATCTGCAGCGCAAATACTGGCAGATCCGCCCGGTCCTTCCGGTCGCCACGCGTGGAAATACCGGCGACGGCATCCGCATGGCGCAGGCCGCCGGCGCCGACCTTTGGCACATGTGGCACTTCCACGGCTCCTACGGCTTCCGCCACACCGACCCGGCCTATCCCTATGGCCTGCGGGTCAAGAAACTGCCGGACTGGACGCCGCAGCTGCAGGAGCCGGACGTGCGCATGTCCTGGATCGTGCTGGATCGCCAGGGCCGGCGCTTCATGAACGAGTACCAGCCCTATATCCAGGACACCGGCCATCGGCCGCTCGACCAGTACGACGCGCAGTCGCAGCGCTTCCCGCGCATCCCCGCTTTCCTTGTGGTGGATGAGGACGGACGCAAGCTCTACCCGCTCGGCCAGACCGTGATCAACGACCGCTCGGTCGAGCCCTATGAGTGGAGCGACGATAATTTGAAGGAGGTCGGCAACGGCATCCTGAAGCGCGCCGACAGCGTCGAGGAACTCGCCGCACTGATCGATGCCGATCCCGCCACGGTCGCGGCGAGCCTCGCGCGCTGGAATGCGGCGGTCGCGGCCGGCACGGACGGCGACCACAACCGCCCGGCTGGCTCGCTTTTCCCCGTGAAGAACCCGCCCTTCTATGTCGGCGAGCTGTGGCCGGTGGTCAGCAACACCCAAGGGGGGCCCGCGCATGACGCCCGCCAGCGCGTCCTCAATGCGCATGGCGAGCCAATTCCCGGTCTCTACGAGGCCGGCGAGCTCGGCAGCATCTGGGGCTTTCTCTATCTCGGCGCCGGCAATCTCGCGGAATGCTTCGTCACCGGCCAGATCGCCGGCAAGGACGCCGCCGCACAGCAGCCCGCCGCCCTCCCTTCCGAACTCACAGCCGCCTGAGGTTTCCTATGACCAAGCAGATGGCGCTCGGCGCCTTCCTCTACCCCACCGGCCACCACGCCGCCGCTTGGCGCCACCCGGAGGCGCAGGCCGATGCCGGCATCAACTTCAAGCATTACGCCGAGGTCGCGCAGGCGGCCGAGGCCGCCAAGTTCGACATGCTGTTCCTGGCCGACAGCGCCGGAGCTCGCGGCGAGGACTGGGGCGCGCTGGCGCGCTTCTCCACCCATTATGTCGCGCAGTTCGAGCCGCTGACGCTGCTCGGCGCGCTGGCCGCCGTCACCGAGCGTATCGGCTTGGTCGCCACCGCCTCGACCACCTATAACGAGCCCTACACGCTGGCCCGCAAATTCGCCTCCATCGACCATATCAGCGGCGGGCGTGCGGGCTGGAACCTCGTAACCTCAGGCAATGAGGGCGAGGCCTATAATTTCGGCCGCGACCGCCATCCCCCGCATGATGAGCGCTACAGGCGCGCCACCGAGTTCCTCGCCGTCACCGAGGGGCTGTGGGACTCATGGGAGGACGACGCCTTCGTCCGCGACAAGGACAGCGGCGTCTTCTTCGATCCCGACAAGGTCTACAGCCTCGATCATCGCGGCGAGTATTTCGGAGTTCGCGGGCCGCTCAACATTCCGCGCTCACCGCAGGGCTGGCCGGTGCTGGTGCAGGCCGGCTCGTCTGAGGCCGGCAAGGCTCTGGCCGGCGCCTCGGCCGAAGTCGTCTTCACCGCGCAGCAAACCCTTGCCGACGCGCAGGCGTTCTACCGCGACGTGAAGGCCCGTGCCGTCGCTGCGGGTCGCTCCCCCGACGACGTCAAGATCATGCCGGGCATCTTCCCGTTAGTCGGCCGCACCGAGGCGGAAGCACAGGCGAAGTTCGAGGAACTGCAGAACCTCATCCACCCGGACGTCGCGCTTTCCATCCTCGAGCATCGCCTCGGCATTACGCTGCGCCATCTGCCGCTCGACGGCCCGCTGCCCACCGACATTCCAGTCACCAATGCCGCGCAGAGCCGGCAAGTGCTGCTGCTAGAGCTCGCCCAGCGCGAGGGGCTGTCGATCCTGCAGCTCGGACTGCGTGTCGCTGGTGCGCGCGGCCACTGGCAGGTGATCGGCACGCCGGAGCAGATCGTCGACAAGATGGAGGAGCGCTTCCTCAACGAGGGCGCCGACGGCTTCAACGTCATGCCGCCCTATCTGCCCGGCGGCCTCACCGACTTCATCGAACTTGTGCTGCCCGAACTGCGCCGGCGCGGCCTGTTCCGTACCGATTATGAGGGCCGGACCCTGCGCGAGCATCTCGGGCTCAAGCGCCCGGCCCGTCACCACAAGCACACCAAGGCGATCGACGCCGCAGCCGAGCATACGGCGGCGAAAACGTCCGCCGCCGCCTGATCATTTGACCCTCGGAGACTGACATGACCCTCAATAAGAGAACCCTGCTTAAGGGCGCAGCCGCCGCGCTGCTGATCGCGGGCTCGCTCGCCACCTCGTTCGCCCCTTCCCGCGCCGACACACTGCCGGAGCGCTTCAAGGACCTCTATGAGGCCGCGAAGAAGGAAGGCTCGGTAGTGTTCTACACATCGTACCGGCAGGAAACGAGCACCCAGGTGCTAGAGTTCTGGCGCAAGAACTTCCCCGATGTGAAGCTCAACATCGTGCAGAAGCAGACGCTCGACTTGATCCCGACCATTGAGGCGGAAAAGGCGGCGGGGCGCACCAATCCGGACGTGGTGTTCATCAGCCAGCGCTTCATTCTCGACGACTGGAAGAAGCGCGGCTACCTCACGCCCTACAAGGTGCGTGACTTCGACAAGATCGGCGGCAATTACAAGGATGCCGACGGCACCTATCTCGCGACCGCAGCGACGCTGCTGTCCGCCGCCTACAACCCCAAGGCCTTCCCCGACACATCGGTGCTGCCGAAGAAGATCGCCGACTTCCTCGACCCGAAGTGGAAGGGCAAGATCGTGTTCTCCGACCCGAAGTCGGCGGCCTCGCAACTGACCTGGTTCCAGACCCTCCTGGCCCACAAGATCATCACCTGGGACACCATCAAGGGCTTCGCGAGCCAAGACTTCCTGTTCACGCGGGGCAATGCGGAATCGGTGCGCCTGCTGGTGGCCGGCGAGCGTGATCTCTCGCCGCTGATCTCCTCGCAGAACGTTATCACCGCAAAGGAGAAGGGCCAGAGCATCGAGGCCTACATCCTCGAGGATGGCGTGGTCACCAACGAGAACTACCTCGCCATCTTCAAGGGCGGCCCGAACCCCACGGCAGCCAAGCTGTTGGAAGAGGTGCTGACCAGCGCCGAGGGTCAGGAACTCGTGGCCAATGCCGGCTCCTACATCCCGACCCACCCCGACGCGAAGACGCCGGAAGGCCTGCCCAAGCTCGCCGACCTGAAGATCATCGTCGCGGACCAGGATATCGGCGGCGAGGCCTCGACGAAGTTCCTCGAGCAGTTCGACGCGGTCTTTAACCGCCAGTGACACCCCAGGCCCTTCCGCACGCCGGAAGGGCCTTTTTCCTGACAGGTCAAGAATACGATGAGCGCCCATTTCCCCCGCATCGACGCGGCCACCCTCCACGCCACGCTTCTGGGCGACACCGAGATCGCCCTGCTCGACGTACGCGAGGAAGGCGTGTTCGCTAGCGCGCACATCCTCACCGCCTCGAACGCGCCTCTCTCCCGCTTCGAGCGCCTCGTGCCCGCGCTGGTGCCGCGCGCCGCCACCGCGATCGTTTTGGTCGATGATGACGAGACCCTCGCGGCCCGTGCTGCCGAGATCCTGAGCAAGCATGGCTACGAGGACGTGTCGATCCTGCACGGCGGCGTGCCAGCATGGAAGAGCGCCGGCTTCGAGCTGTTCGCCGGCGTCTATGTGCCGAGCAAGGCCTTCGCCGAGTTCGTCGAGGTGGAGTACGCGACCCCGCATATCGACGCGCACGAACTGCAGGCCCGCCGCGCCGCCGGCGAGGACATCGTGCTGCTCGATAGCCGGCCTTATGACGAGTACAACTGGATCACCATTCCCGGCGCCATCGATTGCCCCGGCGCCGAGCTGGTGCTGCGTGCCCGCGAGGTCATTCCCTCCGACGAGACGCTGGTGGTGGTGAATTGCGGCGGGCGCACCCGCTCGATCATCGGCGCGCAGATATTGATCGATGCCAGCCTGCCCAACCGCGTGGTGTCACTCAAGGACGGCACACAGGGCTGGCATCTGGCGGGCCTGGACGTCGCGCGCGGCCAGGACCAGATCGCGCCAAAGCCCTCTCCCAAGACCCATGACTGGGCACGCAAGGCCGCCGAGGCCCTGGCCACGCGCCTCAACGTGCCGACCATCGGCGCGGCGACGCTGGCCCGCTTCGAGACTGAGCGCGACGACACCACGCTCTACCGCTTCGACGTGCGCGGCACCGACGAGTACCGTCATGGCCATCGCCCGGGCTTCCTCTCGGCGCCCGGCGGGCAGTTGGTGCAGGCCACCGACACCTATATCGCCGTGCGCGCCGCGCGCATTGTGCTGGCCGACAGCGATGGCGTGCGGGCCCGCACTACGGCGGCGTGGCTCGCACGGCTCGGCTTCCCCAATGTCTATGTGCTCGACGAGAACGCCCCGGCGGGCCGCGTCGAGACTGGCGCCGCACCGGAGATCGTTCTCGGCCTTGATGGAGCCAGCGCCGAGACCGTCACCGCCGCCGAACTTTCCGCGCTTCTGGCGCAGGGCGACATCATTGTGGTGGACCTCGCCACCAGCCGGCAGTACCGCGCCGGCCACATTCCCGGCGCCTGGTTCGCCGTGCGCGGCCGGTTGGCGACGGATGCGTCGAAGCTCCCCGTCGCGCCGCTCTACGTCGTGACCTCGCCCGACGAGGTGATCGCACGCCTCGCGGTGGCCGAGCTGGCGCAGGCGACCGGTGCCGTTGTGAAGCTGCTGGCTGGTGGCACCGACGCCTGGAGCACGGCCGGCCTTCCGCTGGAGACCACGCCGGAGAACCTCGCCTCCCGGACCGATGACGTGCTGCTCAAATCCTTCGAGCGCCGCGAGGACCGTGAGGCGGCGATGCGGGAATATCTGCAGTGGGAACTCGACCTGGTCGAACAAGTGCGCCGCGACGGCACGCTGCAGTTCCGCCTCTGACATAAACGAGCATCGGTAGAGATATGAGTTCGCATCAGCAAAAGTCCCTTCACGGCAAGATCGCCCTCGTCACCGGCTCGGCCCGTCGCATCGGCCGCGAAAGCGCGCTGCTGCTGGCGTCAGAGGGTGCCCATGTCGTGGTCCACGCCAAGACGTCCAGGGACGAAATCGAGGCAGTGGCCGACGAGATCCGCGCGGTCGGGGGCAGCGCCAGCACGGCGCTCGCCGACATCACCGATGAGTCGCAGGCGCAGGGCCTCGTCGACGAAATCGTCGCGGCCCATGGCCGTCTGGATATCCTCGTCAACAACGCCGCCATCCGGCGCGAGACGCCGTTCGCCGAGATCAGCCTGGCCGCATGGCGCGAGATCAATTCGGTGATCGTCGAGGGCGCCTTCCTCGTCACCCGTGCCGCGATCCCGCACATGGTTCGCCACGGCTTCGGCCGCATCGTCACCATTGGCGGCGTCAGTGCGCATTCTGGCGTGTTCCACCGCGTCCATGTCGCTACCGCCAAGGCGGCACTGACCGGCTTCACCAAGGCGCTCGCGGTTGAGTTCGGCGAACATGGCATCACCGCTAACCTCGTTGTCCCGGGGCGCATCGGCGGCAACCGCTCGGCGACCTCGGGCGCCGGCGGCGCGTTTCCGGGCGGCGGTCATCTGCTGGTTGGGCACGAAGGCGAGCCGCGCAACGTCGCCGAGTTCGTGCGCATCCTCGCCCTGCCGGCCGGCAGCTTTACCAGCGGCCAGACCATCCATGTGAACGGCGGAATGTATCTGCCCTAGTCCTTTGATGTCGTCAGCCGACGGCCGGACCGTCGCGCAGGGGAGCTTGCTGTGGGTGATTTAGGGATCGACGGATGGGCGAGGTCTTCGACATCCCTTGGCGACCTCGCCGGGCTTCCAGCGACCTCGGCCAGAGACTCCGGGGAAGCCCTTAGCGCTGGCTGGAACCTTGATGAGATCGTCGCGGCGCTGCGGCAGTCGCGCGATGTCACCCACAATATCCGCCATCGCGGGCGCCTGCGCCCGCCGCCCTCCCGCGAGGCGATCACCGAGGCGCTGAAGGGCTTGGCTTCCGCGCTGTTTCCAGCGCATTACGGCCAATCCGGGCTGACCTCGGAGACGATCGATTACTTCGTCGGCGCCACGCTGAATACCGCGCTCACCACGCTCGCCGAGCAGGTAAAGCGGTCCTTGCCCTTCTCACTGCAGGAAGACCGCAGCGACGACGAACTGCGCCGTGAGGCACAGTCCATTACCCAGGCCTTTGCCCGCGAATTGCCGGGCATTCGCGGGTTGCTGGTGAGCGACATTCATGCCGCCTATCACGGCGACCCGGCCGCCACGGGCCACTCCGAGATACTTCTTGTCTACCCCGGCCTGACGGCCGTCATTCATTACCGCATATCCCATGCGCTGCAGCAGTTGGGCGCGACCTTCCTTGCACGGCTGATCACCGATATCGCCCACTCGCGGACCGGCATCGACATCCACCCTGGGGCGCAGATCGGCGGCAGCTTCTTCATCGATCACGGCACCGGGGTGGTCATCGGCGAGACCACGGTCATCGGCGAGCGAGTACGACTGTATCAGGCGGTGACGCTCGGCGCCCGCAGCTTCCCGTCCGATGCCCAAGGCGCGTTGATCAAGGGCAACCCGCGCCATCCCATCATCGAGGACGACGTCGTCATCTATGCCGGCGCCACCGTGCTCGGCCGCGTCACCATCGGGCGAGGCTCGAGCATCGGCGGCAATGTCTGGCTGACACATGACGTTCCGCCCGGTAGCGCCATCACCCAGGCCCATAGCCGAACCACAGGAAGGAATGAGTGATGACTCTTGCTTTCAGGCGGCCCGAATTGGCGGCCCCGCCGGTAGACGATTCCT comes from the Ancylobacter pratisalsi genome and includes:
- a CDS encoding LLM class flavin-dependent oxidoreductase; the protein is MTDKHIHLNVFVPTTGHHEASWLYSGSQPERLTDVDYYREIAAIAERGKFDSLFLADQLAIGRSVKHVAQGKLEPLTLLSALAGSTSHIGLIATASTTYSEPYNLARQFASLDHISGGRAGWNIVTSWSAEAAGNFGLDQRNSHTDRYHRATEYVEVVRKLWDSWEDDARVLDRTRGIYADTARIHAIHHQGETFRVRGPLDVPRSPQGNPVLVQAGSSDEGRGFAARYAEAIFTAQQDLSEAQDFYADVKRRALAFGRDPEGIKILPGLSPILGSTDVEARALEEELDDLTLPVVGLKHLSQRFDGFDFSVFPLDERIPIESFPRPETVQGAQSRSQVILNIVEREKPTLRQLLRRLAGGRGHKVLAGTPKAVADHIQFWVEQRAADGFNIMPAFMPGGLSAFVDEVVPILQARGLFRRDYTGRTLREHYGLTRPESRYARSA
- a CDS encoding ABC transporter ATP-binding protein — translated: MNFYSPATGIVLDAPVATDQPPRLELRDLRKRLGDTAAVNGIDLQVAAGESVVLLGPSGCGKTTTLRMVAGFLQPEGGEIHLDGVLASNASFALPPEKRHLGMVFQTYAVWPHKTVAENVGYGLVVAGKKRAEIDREVAAVLDLVQLGDLARRYPSELSGGQQQRVALARALATKPSLLLLDEPLSNLDASLRQEMRFELRALQKRIGITTLYVTHDQDEALVLADRVVVMNKGRIEQVGTPEEVYRTPASRFVGNFVGTANLLEGTIVTVDRAAGRVSVALDAGDIATARASAGWLATAAPGQHATLLLRPEDIRFDRPQKPDQQTGLNVQFGSAAFLGSRYELQLTAKDTPLRVQSRTPGTFTDGHARLWFRPDSAWVVA
- a CDS encoding ABC transporter permease, with amino-acid sequence MSSATLFTDDPRDIPAGPALLQRLSGIQPVKLLVIAFAIVVLLALIAYPLVLLTGYSLIDAQGNLTFDTFEKAFNRRGMWAATVNSTVLVGLVTAGACALGIPLAWIVARTDAPGKMLVTLAAGISFVIPSFISVVSWIFLAAPNSGYLNKLAVEYLGFTHAPFNIMSFGGLVFIEIIGVYPLVFFAVSAALHNVDASNEQAARVLGAGRLRTTLTITLPLVRPAILSAIILVMLDALSSFGAPAAIGTMANFSVITTKIYDLLKFPPQFNYAAAVAMPIMVFTAVSLLIQKYAVRAENFRTLTGKATSDQITTLGRWRWAAGGFCIVVVFATAVLPIGALLLLSVLSSFGADITLSNLVTKHYALIFDADFVARGSIINSLLLALATATVCAGLGLVLGWVVERVKFFGREAITFLVMIAYGFPSIAYAVGILMGYVNLFYGTLTLILIAYAGKLLPIAFVLVRNGIQQLSTDLEEAARISGAGWLRSVRDVTFPLVRGAVGIAWVLVFSLSLRELSMSAILSQADTQVMPTVVIQFIEDGAIELAAALSVVIVTVSLSILGLIRFFSRKKTAAVS
- a CDS encoding FAD-dependent oxidoreductase produces the protein MPVNTSTPPFDEVWDVLVVGFGFAGGASAIAAHDAGARVLLIEKMPDPGGISICAGGGIRTIVERDGARAYLRETVGPDVPDDVLDVVAAGMAELEPYFRDLATVNGAEIAVHRRIANYPFAGNDAFGTVEVLSIPGFDARTEYPQVRGRLRGPNVFKLVHDNVRARGIETRLNTAAERLILGANGEVLGAIIRTNGEVKRIGTRRGVILASGGFEAAPDLQRKYWQIRPVLPVATRGNTGDGIRMAQAAGADLWHMWHFHGSYGFRHTDPAYPYGLRVKKLPDWTPQLQEPDVRMSWIVLDRQGRRFMNEYQPYIQDTGHRPLDQYDAQSQRFPRIPAFLVVDEDGRKLYPLGQTVINDRSVEPYEWSDDNLKEVGNGILKRADSVEELAALIDADPATVAASLARWNAAVAAGTDGDHNRPAGSLFPVKNPPFYVGELWPVVSNTQGGPAHDARQRVLNAHGEPIPGLYEAGELGSIWGFLYLGAGNLAECFVTGQIAGKDAAAQQPAALPSELTAA
- a CDS encoding LLM class flavin-dependent oxidoreductase produces the protein MTKQMALGAFLYPTGHHAAAWRHPEAQADAGINFKHYAEVAQAAEAAKFDMLFLADSAGARGEDWGALARFSTHYVAQFEPLTLLGALAAVTERIGLVATASTTYNEPYTLARKFASIDHISGGRAGWNLVTSGNEGEAYNFGRDRHPPHDERYRRATEFLAVTEGLWDSWEDDAFVRDKDSGVFFDPDKVYSLDHRGEYFGVRGPLNIPRSPQGWPVLVQAGSSEAGKALAGASAEVVFTAQQTLADAQAFYRDVKARAVAAGRSPDDVKIMPGIFPLVGRTEAEAQAKFEELQNLIHPDVALSILEHRLGITLRHLPLDGPLPTDIPVTNAAQSRQVLLLELAQREGLSILQLGLRVAGARGHWQVIGTPEQIVDKMEERFLNEGADGFNVMPPYLPGGLTDFIELVLPELRRRGLFRTDYEGRTLREHLGLKRPARHHKHTKAIDAAAEHTAAKTSAAA
- a CDS encoding ABC transporter substrate-binding protein, producing the protein MTLNKRTLLKGAAAALLIAGSLATSFAPSRADTLPERFKDLYEAAKKEGSVVFYTSYRQETSTQVLEFWRKNFPDVKLNIVQKQTLDLIPTIEAEKAAGRTNPDVVFISQRFILDDWKKRGYLTPYKVRDFDKIGGNYKDADGTYLATAATLLSAAYNPKAFPDTSVLPKKIADFLDPKWKGKIVFSDPKSAASQLTWFQTLLAHKIITWDTIKGFASQDFLFTRGNAESVRLLVAGERDLSPLISSQNVITAKEKGQSIEAYILEDGVVTNENYLAIFKGGPNPTAAKLLEEVLTSAEGQELVANAGSYIPTHPDAKTPEGLPKLADLKIIVADQDIGGEASTKFLEQFDAVFNRQ
- a CDS encoding rhodanese-like domain-containing protein: MSAHFPRIDAATLHATLLGDTEIALLDVREEGVFASAHILTASNAPLSRFERLVPALVPRAATAIVLVDDDETLAARAAEILSKHGYEDVSILHGGVPAWKSAGFELFAGVYVPSKAFAEFVEVEYATPHIDAHELQARRAAGEDIVLLDSRPYDEYNWITIPGAIDCPGAELVLRAREVIPSDETLVVVNCGGRTRSIIGAQILIDASLPNRVVSLKDGTQGWHLAGLDVARGQDQIAPKPSPKTHDWARKAAEALATRLNVPTIGAATLARFETERDDTTLYRFDVRGTDEYRHGHRPGFLSAPGGQLVQATDTYIAVRAARIVLADSDGVRARTTAAWLARLGFPNVYVLDENAPAGRVETGAAPEIVLGLDGASAETVTAAELSALLAQGDIIVVDLATSRQYRAGHIPGAWFAVRGRLATDASKLPVAPLYVVTSPDEVIARLAVAELAQATGAVVKLLAGGTDAWSTAGLPLETTPENLASRTDDVLLKSFERREDREAAMREYLQWELDLVEQVRRDGTLQFRL
- a CDS encoding SDR family NAD(P)-dependent oxidoreductase; translation: MSSHQQKSLHGKIALVTGSARRIGRESALLLASEGAHVVVHAKTSRDEIEAVADEIRAVGGSASTALADITDESQAQGLVDEIVAAHGRLDILVNNAAIRRETPFAEISLAAWREINSVIVEGAFLVTRAAIPHMVRHGFGRIVTIGGVSAHSGVFHRVHVATAKAALTGFTKALAVEFGEHGITANLVVPGRIGGNRSATSGAGGAFPGGGHLLVGHEGEPRNVAEFVRILALPAGSFTSGQTIHVNGGMYLP